In Mustelus asterias chromosome 16, sMusAst1.hap1.1, whole genome shotgun sequence, one DNA window encodes the following:
- the LOC144505376 gene encoding putative G-protein coupled receptor 139: MILAIVGVPVNATAIVVLTHGNCGLSICTTRYLVAMATADLLVIITQVILKRINGYYFPTNFLRITPVCSVRYVLLRAATDCSVWFTVTFTFDRFVAISCQKLKSKYCTRKTASVVLATTGTVLCLKNIPIYFRFEPRSIVDNVPWRCGNKRSYFTDPRWIGFRIFEKVLTPLIPFGIIMLLNALTVRHILVASRVRKGLRGHSRGENHSDPEMENRRKSMILIFTISCSFMLLWFVYVLYFFDVGDYLDDDSSYIFTNVAYMLRDLNCCTNTFIYVATQSKFREQLKSTLKYPIISILKIVNLRKNETAQ, encoded by the exons ATGATCCTTGCCATAGTTGGTGTGCCTG TCAATGCAACAGCAATCGTGGTCCTGACTCATGGAAATTGTGGCCTCTCCATCTGCACCACTCGCTATCTGGTGGCAATGGCAACTGCGGATCTGTTGGTCATTATTACTCAGGTAATTCTCAAGCGAATCAATGGATATTATTTCCCAACGAATTTCCTGAGAATCACCCCTGTGTGCAGTGTTCGCTATGTTCTTCTCCGTGCAGCCAcagactgctctgtctggttcaccgtcaccttCACTTTTGATCGATTTGTTGCCATTTCTTGTCAGAAGCTGAAATCGAAATATTGCACCAGGAAAACTGCATCTGTGGTCCTCGCAACAACAGGCACTGTGCTCTGTTTGAAAAACATTCCCATCTACTTCAGATTTGAACCTAGAAGTATTGTTGACaatgttccctggcgctgtggtaaCAAGCGGAGCTATTTCACTGACCCGAGATGGATTGGATTTAGAATTTTTGAAAAGGTTTTAACACCATTGATTCCTTTCGGGATAATTATGTTGCtgaacgctctgacagtcagacacatcctAGTGGCCAGTCGAGTCCGAAAGGGACTAAGGGGTCATAGCAGGGGGGAGaatcacagtgacccagagatggagaataGAAGAAAGTCTATGATTTTAATCTTCACCATTTCCTGCAGCTTCATGCTCCTGTGGTTTGTGTATGTTTTATATTTTTTTGATGTTGGGGATTACTTAGATGATGATTCTTCTTACATTTTTACAAACGTTGCATATATGTTGCGGGATTTAAATtgttgcacaaacacatttatctaTGTAGCAACTCAGTCCAAATTCAGAGAGCAATTGAAGAGCACGTTGAAATATCCAATTATTTCAATTCTTAAAATAGTCAATCTACGAAAAAATGAAACAGCTCAGTGA